One part of the Aspergillus luchuensis IFO 4308 DNA, chromosome 5, nearly complete sequence genome encodes these proteins:
- a CDS encoding uncharacterized protein (COG:S;~EggNog:ENOG410PSH8), with translation MGFIEKLQAKIELYRLEQRYARRKHRSTFSGVPYVDGEYVYVGGSNSSSGTVSKHSTGSYWKASTWGSSGDSRWR, from the exons atgGGTTTCATCGAGAAGTTGCAAGCAA AGATCGAGCTCTACCGGCTAGAGCAGCGCTATGCTCGTCGCAAACACCGCAGCACCTTTTCAGGGGTTCCCTACGTCGACGGGGAATACGTCTACGTCGGTGGATCCAACTCCTCGTCAGGGACCGTCTCCAAGCACTCGACAGGCAGCTACTGGAAAGCCTCTACGTGGGGATCGTCTGGCGACTCGCGCTGGCGGTGA
- the atm1 gene encoding ATP-binding cassette Fe/S cluster precursor transporter ATM1 (COG:Q;~EggNog:ENOG410PFX8;~InterPro:IPR017871,IPR027417,IPR003593,IPR039421, IPR011527,IPR003439,IPR036640;~PFAM:PF00005,PF00664;~TransMembrane:1 (o27-48i);~go_component: GO:0016021 - integral component of membrane [Evidence IEA];~go_function: GO:0005524 - ATP binding [Evidence IEA];~go_function: GO:0016887 - ATPase activity [Evidence IEA];~go_function: GO:0042626 - ATPase-coupled transmembrane transporter activity [Evidence IEA];~go_process: GO:0055085 - transmembrane transport [Evidence IEA]), whose product MVFHVVPTALEISLVCGILTYQYGVQFAAITAATMVTYSAFTIMTTAWRTKFRKQANAADNRGATVAVDSLINYEAVKYFNNEKFEVARYDKALKAYEDASIKVTTSLAFLNSGQNMIFSSALAGMMYLAANGVASGSLTVGDLVMVNQLVFQLSVPLNFLGSVYRELRQSLLDMETLFNLQKVNVNITERPDAKPLQLKQGGEIRFENVTFGYHPDRPILKNASFTIPAGQKFAIVGPSGCGKSTILRLLFRYYDVQEGRILVDGQDVRDVTLESLRKAIGVVPQDTPLFNDTIAHNIRYGRIEATDEEVHQAAQRAHIHELIQKLPDGYKTAVGERGMMISGGEKQRLAISRLILKDPELLFFDEATSALDTYTEQALLQNINSILKEKRRTSVFVAHRLRTIYDCDQILVLKEGQVAEKGSHRDLLEQNGIYAELWNAQEMSLAQDVDSEPTAAEEEESTTKK is encoded by the exons ATGGTCTTCCACGTGGTGCCAACTGCCTTGGAGATTTCTCTTGTCTGCGGTATTCTG ACCTACCAATATGGTGTCCAGTTTGCGGCGATCACAGCCGCAACCATGGTGACCTACTCTGCGTTCACGATCATGACCACCGCCTGGCGAACCAAGTTCCGCAAGCAGGCGAATGCTGCAGACAACCGTGGTGCCACCGTTGCTGTCGACTCTCTGATCAACTATGAGGCGGTTAAGTATTTCAACAACGAGAAATTCGAAGTTGCACGCTACGACAAGGCCCTGAAGGCCTACGAGGATGCTTCCATCAAGGTCACGACGTCGCTGGCTTTCCTCAACTCCGGCCAGAacatgatcttctcgagTGCCCTGGCAGGCATGATGTATCTCGCCGCCAACGGGGTTGCTAGCGGCAGTCTGACTGTAGGTGACCTGGTCATGGTTAATCAGCtcgtcttccagctctcgGTCCCGCTCAACTTCTTGGGCTCGGTGTACCGTGAGCTCCGCCAGTCTTTGCTGGACATGGAGACCCTCTTCAACCTGCAGAAAGTCAACGTGAACATCACCGAGCGACCGGATGCCAAGCCCCTCCAGCTGAAGCAGGGCGGCGAGATTCGATTCGAGAACGTCACCTTTGGCTACCACCCCGACCGACCCATTCTCAAGAACGCTAGCTTTACGATTCCTGCCGGCCAGAAGTTCGCTATCGTTGGACCTAGTGGTTGCGGCAAGTCGACTATCCTGAGACTGCTGTTCCGCTACTACGATGTCCAAGAGGGCCGGATCCTCGTTGACGGTCAGGATGTACGCGATGTGACTCTGGAAAGTCTCCGCAAGGCCATCGGTGTTGTGCCCCAAGATACCCCTCTGTTCAACGATACAATCGCACACAACATCCGCTACGGCCGGATTGAGGCGAccgatgaagaagtccaCCAGGCGGCGCAACGTGCACACATCCACGAGCTGATCCAGAAGCTGCCCGATGGTTACAAGACTGCGGTGGGTGAGCGAGGCATGATGATTTCTGGAGGTGAAAAGCAGCGACTGGCCATTTCTCGACTGATCCTGAAGGATCCGGAGCTGCTATTCTTCGATGAAGCG ACCTCCGCTCTGGACACCTACACAGAACAAGCGCTACTGCAGAACATCAACAGCATCCTAAAGGAGAAGCGACGCACGAGCGTGTTCGTGGCGCACCGACTGCGCACGATCTATGACTGCGACCAGATCCTCGTATTGAAGGAGGGGCAAGTAGCGGAGAAGGGATCGCATCGCGACCTTCTGGAGCAGAATGGCATCTACGCCGAGCTGTGGAACG CCCAAGAAATGTCCCTCGCACAGGACGTGGACAGCGAGCCGACAgctgcggaggaagaggagagtaCTACTAAGAAGTAG
- the AIM24 gene encoding AIM24 family protein (COG:S;~EggNog:ENOG410PMMW;~InterPro:IPR016031,IPR002838,IPR036983;~PFAM:PF01987), which produces MMASAQPWRSAARTLSWTRVVPPRARQGALLRRGWQTRCVQIRAAPAEEPATVNGDHLPISSTPSSAESADARFDVIGAPYSLLSVSLSASQNLYTRRGTLVGLSGKADNVVSTLSVLEPFRRAVVGVPFLYQKVSSASPVTALVSVRSPNTSFAVVHLNGSVDWMVAQKRALLAWTGRSLSIRPTINTSLSLAHWGSSEVTGRGLLALVGNGQLYSVELKAGEQYIVHPSNVVAYTMSSNPPRPYRFKSTTLRFQVPGLKSLPAFIQNSKFIQDMSESSTWKSTMRIMHTIRTWSRKTIWGDRLFLQFDGPSTILLQTRGPRINEVLTSHEVNEIASAPRGLTIGPAKPTEGKRQPGEEYVKAAEEAVNAGPGPHRTVDELTNELKGTEQSIATLTKEGKVIIEKAGQKN; this is translated from the exons ATGATGGCATCGGCTCAACCTTGGAGGAGTGCCGCGAGGACTCTGTCCTGGACTCGAGTCGTCCCTCCCCGGGCGCGACAAGGGGCATTGCTGCGCCGCGGATGGCAGACCAGATGCGTCCAGATTCGCGCGGCGCCTGCGGAGGAGCCTGCTACCGTCAATGGCGACCATCTACCTATCTCCAGCACCCCCAGCTCTGCTGAGTCTGCTG ATGCACGATTCGATGTCATCGGCGCGCCCTACTCTCTACTATCGGTTTCGCTCTCCGCTTCTCAGAACCTTTACACTCGTCGGGGTACCTTGGTCGGATTGAGTGGAAAGGCAGACAAT GTGGTTTCTACATTGAGCGTCCTAGAACCCTTCCGGAGGGCGGTCGTCGGCGTGCCGTTCCTCTACCAGAAG GTGTCTTCGGCAAGTCCAGTGACTGCGCTGGTTTCCGTTCGTTCTCCGAATACTTCCTTTGCTGTCGTTCACTTGAATGGCTCCgtggattggatggtggCCCAGAAACGGGCATTGCTTGCCTGGACGGGTCGCTCGCTCTCTATCCGCCCAACTATCAACACAAGTCTG AGCCTTGCCCACTGGGGTAGCTCTGAGGTCACAGGACGAGGTTTGTTGGCGTTGGTTGGTAACGGTCAACTCTATTCCGTTGAGCTCAAGGCTGGAGAGCAATACATCGTTCACCCGAG CAACGTCGTTGCCTACACCATGTCGTCCAACCCCCCACGCCCCTATCGCTTCAAGTCTACGACCTTGAGATTCCAGGTCCCGGGTCTTAAGAGTCTCCCCGCCTTCATCCAGAACTCCAAGTTCATCCAGGATATGTCGGAATCGAGCACTTGGAAGTCGACAATGAGGATTATGCACACGATCCGTACATGGTCTCGGAAAACCATCTGGGGAGATCGG TTGTTCCTCCAATTCGATGGACCCTCGACCATCCTTCTACAGACCCGCGGTCCTCGTATCAACGAGGTTCTGACCTCACACGAAGTTAACGAAATCGCCAGTGCGCCTAGAGGCTTGACCATTGGCCCGGCAAAGCCTACCGAGGGGAAGCGCCAACCAGGAGAGGAGTATGTGAAGgctgctgaagaagctgttAATGCTGGACCAGGACCACACAGAACTGTGGACGAATTGACCAATGAGCTCAAAGGCACGGAGCAAAGCATTGCCACTTTGACGAAGGAGGGCAAGGTCATCATTGAGAAGGCAGGACAGAAAAACTAA
- a CDS encoding MCT family MFS transporter (COG:G;~EggNog:ENOG410PUY1;~InterPro:IPR020846,IPR011701,IPR036259;~PFAM:PF07690;~TransMembrane:12 (i91-110o134-156i163-182o188-208i220-240o252-271i292-311o331-348i360-379o385-410i422-443o455-473i);~go_function: GO:0022857 - transmembrane transporter activity [Evidence IEA];~go_process: GO:0055085 - transmembrane transport [Evidence IEA]): MTQQQQQPPNEAIPASEPVEDDVKEPFQLPVSASDTSDDVEAQQSDTPGTTTSGEKPGDNPTAGHTSEKSSVIVQDHQPASTPEGPPDGGLAAWMTVFGGFCSMFVSFGWNNCMGIFIDYYQTHQLSDMSTSSITWITSLMTFMMFFGGPFIGILFDNYGPRYIILVGTILHVLGIMMTSISTEYYQILLAQGICSPIGNSALFHSGVNSISTWFGRRRALALGIATSGASLGGVILPIMLTRLFNLLSFGWAMRICGFLILFLLIITNLTTTSRLVHTRKQYHIRDFIRPLSELPFILTTAGTFCFFWGMFLPFSFIPSQAQRHGMSPTLASYLIPVLNAASFPGRIIPPYLADVFGRFNLMILMTLASGILVLALWLPSTGNAPAIVFSALYGFTSGTVVSLAPALVAQISEIREIGVRSGTYFCIVSFAALTGTPIAGALLPDPLGGSYTKLFVFCAVVMLAGTGFYCTAKGRIVGWRGWWGKRV, from the exons ATgacgcaacaacaacaacagccaccgAATGAGGCCATTCCGGCCAGCGAGCCcgtggaggatgatgtgaAAGAGCCCTTCCAGCTACCAGTTTCTGCTTCGGATACCAGTGACGATGTAGAGGCGCAGCAGAGCGATACACCGGGCACTACGACTTCCGGAGAAAAGCCCGGAGACAATCCAACTGCAGGTCATACTTCGGAGAAATCCAGTGTCATTGTCCAGGACCACCAACCAGCATCGACACCTGAAGGCCCTCCAGATGGCGGACTCGCAGCCTGGATGACGGTTTTCGGAGGATTCTGTAGCATGTTCGTGAGTTTTGGCTGGAATAACT GCATGGGGATATTCATCGACTACTACCAGACTCATCAACTGAGCGACATGTCCACTAGCTCCATAACATGGATCACATCGCTAATGACATTCATGATGTTCTTCGGG GGCCCcttcatcggcatcctcTTCGACAACTACGGCCCCCGctacatcatcctcgtcggcaCCATCCTCCACGTCCTCGGCATAATGATgacctccatctccaccgagTACTACCAAATCCTCCTGGCCCAAGGAATCTGCAGTCCCATCGGCAACAGCGCCCTCTTCCACTCCGGCGTCAACTCCATCAGCACCTGGTTCGGCCGTCGTCGCGCCCTCGCCCTGGGCATCGCCACCAGCGGCGCCAGTCTCGGCGGcgtcatcctccccatcatgctCACTCGCCTCTTCAACCTCCTCAGCTTCGGCTGGGCCATGCGCATCTGCGGCTTCCtgatcctcttcctcctcatcatcacaaacctcaccaccacctcccgtCTCGTCCACACCAGAAAACAATACCATATCCGCGACTTCATCCGTCCCCTCAGCGAACtccccttcatcctcaccaccgccggaactttctgcttcttctggggCAtgttcctccccttctcgtTCATCCCCTCCCAAGCTCAACGCCATGGCATGTCCCCTACCTTGGCTTCGTATTTGATTCCGGTCCTTAATGCAGCTAG CTTTCCAGGCCGCATCATCCCGCCTTACCTGGCGGACGTCTTCGGACGCTTCAACCTCATGATCCTAATGACACTAGCATCCGGGATCCTCGTTCTCGCGCTCTGGCTTCCCTCCACCGGCAACGCCCCTGCCATCGTCTTCAGCGCCCTGTATGGTTTCACCTCCGGCACGGTGGTGAGTCTTGCCCCCGCGCTGGTGGCCCAGATCTCTGAGATCAGGGAGATTGGTGTGCGCAGCGGGACGTATTTCTGCATTGTGTCTTTTGCGGCGCTCACGGGCACGCCGATTGCGGGCGCTTTGTTGCCGGATCCCCTGGGAGGGAGTTATACCAAGTTGTTTGTGTTTTGTGCGGTGGTTATGCTTGCCGGGACGGGGTTTTATTGTACTGCGAAGGGGAGGATTGttgggtggagggggtggtgggggaaGAGGGTTTGA
- a CDS encoding kinesin family protein (COG:Z;~EggNog:ENOG410PJ03;~InterPro:IPR036961,IPR027417,IPR027640,IPR001752, IPR010994;~PFAM:PF00225,PF16796;~go_function: GO:0003777 - microtubule motor activity [Evidence IEA];~go_function: GO:0005524 - ATP binding [Evidence IEA];~go_function: GO:0008017 - microtubule binding [Evidence IEA];~go_process: GO:0007018 - microtubule-based movement [Evidence IEA]), translating to MSVRVVARVRPLLKSERELDVILRTGSSNQAVPGKSDKTSSQGKGALAALRDRDNLVRIPNPKNEGEEYSFQFNAVYDAEASQQELFDAEVAPTVKHLFNGFDVTIFAYGVTGTGKTHTMRGGKSLADRGAIPRLLSSIYRRSRKMEKDSDGETTVKVSLSYYEIYNDKVYDLFEPPEKRTLAGLPLRDNGGKTVVVGLTERPCHTLKEFELLYDQANTNRSTSATKLNAHSSRSHAILCVRVAVTTGDKTRISTASAIDLAGSEDNRRTDNDKERMVESASINKSLFVLAQCVEAISKKHSRIPYRESKMTRILSLGQNNGLTVMILNLAPVRSYHLDTISSLNFANRTKKIEVREVENEPMFKGPPRPASRPSVTAQRQPLRPLTASVNVNLTAAAKDNTKTLEKPAKAFHVYSDKTHPRTITQFKKPEPPKRTSMSSRPSLSSDISRLSSKPSRLAQPTQQPQKHRDDISAAKIEEMVEKKVEEILAVRAVSEQSRQTQVRELNEQVQRRLELLEQRIEGSEDARAEGLSYLLMAKQHQARGEDSFALRMYQLALPYFPDNEKLLRKIASLKERMHGKPRQDADTTGTISHSGHRRELGSMLSLKKQPAKTHLKRVAEDSDADYEEPEASLEQFSDEDIEEITHARRKKRTKTKSPLDEEHASVDMMNEEPPSPRTIHLLSIINSRDVSQIKLLKGVGVKKAEAIVDCLCEMDQHNTSQDEEARFHINSLAELSQLKGVGVKSVQSMRNGVLV from the exons ATGAGCGTCCGGGTAGTCGCGCGGGTTCGACCGCTTCTCAAATCGGAACGGGAGTTAGATGTCATCCTACGCACCGGATCGTCCAACCAGGCAGTGCCCGGCAAGAGCGATAAGACGAGCTCCCAGGGGAAAGGCGCACTGGCAGCCTTGAGGGATCGGGATAACCTAGTGCGGATTCCGAACCCCAAGAACGAAGGCGAAGAATACTCGTTTCAGTTCAATGCTGTCTACGATGCGGAAGCTTCGCAGCAGGAGCTCTTCGATGCAGAGG TTGCTCCTACTGTCAAGCATCTTTTCAATGGCTTTGACGTAACGATATTTGCATACGGGGTTACAGGAACTGGAAAGACGCACACAATGCGAGGCGGTAAAAGCTTGGCTGATCGTGGCGCTATTCCTCGTCTCCTGAGCAGCATTTACAGACGCAGccggaagatggagaaggacagTGACGGGGAAACTACTGTCAAGGTGTCTTTGAGCTACTACGAAATCTACAATGACAAGGTTTACGACCTATTCGAACCCCCCGAGAAGAGGACTCTGGCAGGTCTACCTCTTCGAGACAACGGCGGCAAGACAGTCGTCGTGGGTTTGACGGAGAGGCCATGCCATACTCTGAAGGAATTCGAGCTATTGTATGATCAAGCCAATACCAACAGGTCCACATCTGCAACAAAG CTTAACGCCCACTCATCACGATCTCATGCCATCCTCTGCGTGCGCGTCGCAGTCACCACTGGAGATAAAACGCGCATTAGTACCGCATCTGCTATCGACCTTGCTGGCTCCGAAGATAACCGCCGGACGGATAATGACAAAGAGCGTATGGTTGAGTCCGCTAGTATCAACAAGAGCCTTTTCGTCCTGGCTCAGTGTGTCGAAGCAATCAGCAAGAAGCACTCGAGAATACCGTATCGAGAGtcgaagatgacgaggattCTATCGCTGGGACAGAACAATGGACTGACTGTGATGATCTTGAACCTGGCGCCGGTCAGGTCCTACCATCTGGACACAATAAGCTCACTCAACTTCGCCAACCGCACGAAGAAGATCGAAGTGCGCGAGGTAGAAAACGAGCCAATGTTCAAGGGGCCCCCTAGACCAGCATCGCGGCCTTCGGTGACAGCCCAACGGCAACCCCTGCGGCCTCTGACAGCTTCCGTGAACGTGAACCTGACTGCCGCAGCCAAAGACAACACTAAGACCCTCGAAAAGCCCGCCAAGGCTTTCCACGTCTACTCGGATAAGACGCACCCTAGAACTATCACACAGTTCAAGAAACCGGAGCCCCCTAAGCGGACTTCCATGAGCTCCCGGCCTTCTCTGAGTTCCGATATCTCCCGCCTCTCATCGAAGCCTTCTCGTCTCGCTCAACCAACACAGCAGCCTCAAAAGCACCGTGACGACATCTCTGCGGCCAAGATCGAAGAGATGGTAGAAAAGAAGGTCGAGGAGATCCTGGCTGTGCGAGCCGTCAGTGAGCAGTCGAGACAAACGCAGGTCCGCGAACTGAATGAGCAAGTCCAGCGGCGTCTGGAACTTCTCGAACAACGCATCGAAGGCTCCGAAGATGCAAGGGCCGAAGGTCTGTCATACTTGCTCATGGCCAAGCAGCACCAAGCACGTGGCGAGGACAGCTTCGCTCTCAGGATGTACCAGCTGGCCCTACCATACTTCCCGGACAACGAGAAGCTATTGAGGAAGATTGCCAGCCTGAAGGAGCGTATGCACGGCAAGCCGCGCCAGGACGCCGACACCACCGGCACCATCAGTCACTCCGGGCACAGGCGAGAACTTGGCAGTATGCTATCCCTCAAGAAGCAGCCCGCTAAGACGCACCTCAAGCGCGTTGCTGAAGACTCGGACGCGGATTATGAAGAACCCGAAGCGTCCCTCGAACAATTCAGCGACGAAGACATCGAGGAAATCACCCACGCCAGACGCAAGAAGCGCACGAAGACCAAGTCCCCGTTGGACGAGGAACACGCCAGCGTCGACATGATGAACGAGGAACCGCCCTCCCCACGCACtatccacctcctctccatcatcaactcGCGCGACGTCAGCCAGATCAAGTTGCTGAAAGGCGTGGGAgtcaagaaggccgaggctATCGTTGACTGCCTGTGCGAGATGGATCAACACAACACCAgccaagatgaagaagcgcGGTTCCACATCAACAGCCTTGCGGAGCTGAGCCAGCTCAAGGGTGTGGGTGTGAAGAGTGTCCAGAGCATGCGAAACGGAGTTCTGGTATAA
- the SEC24 gene encoding COPII subunit SEC24 (COG:U;~EggNog:ENOG410PHZQ;~InterPro:IPR007123,IPR036180,IPR012990,IPR036465, IPR006895,IPR006896,IPR041742,IPR036175,IPR036174, IPR006900,IPR029006;~PFAM:PF04810,PF08033,PF04815,PF00626,PF04811;~TransMembrane:2 (o713-731i743-762o);~go_component: GO:0030127 - COPII vesicle coat [Evidence IEA];~go_function: GO:0008270 - zinc ion binding [Evidence IEA];~go_process: GO:0006886 - intracellular protein transport [Evidence IEA];~go_process: GO:0006888 - endoplasmic reticulum to Golgi vesicle-mediated transport [Evidence IEA]) encodes MAAPQGGYPPQEGYGQPADYGSPVQQPAGLATGAPAQGQAGGRKKRVYAGEAFDFGSGANAALGGQLPAGGSYGAYPPQPQAAGYQQPMYGADPTQMQAAAPGYAAPASPQVAQMTQQFGAMGMTDPHLLPPQPVAQAPQAQAPRAVPLNQLYPTDLLTQPFNVAELDYPPPPIVLPPGTSVYPSPYANCPPKYVRSTLNAVPTTSSLLKKSKLPFALVIQPYAALHDSEDPVPVVPDQVISRCRRCRSYINPFVTFLDHGHRWRCNMCNLTNDVPQAFDWDTALQKPADRSLRPDLNHSVVEFVAPQEYMVRPPQPLVYLFLIDVSYASVTNGLLATTARCIKESLDRIPNADRRTRLGFIAVDSSLHYFSIPRDGSENSDPRMLVISDLDEPFLPIPGDLLVTLSECRENIEIFLDKLQEMFQNTQSNACAMGSALRAGYKLISPVGGKMTVLSSSLPNIGHGSLTMREDKKVLGTSKESSLLQTANSFYKSFAVECSKAQVSVDMFLFSSQYQDVASLSNLPRYTGGQTYFYPGWNAARGEDAIKFAREFSDYLSSEIGLEAVLRVRATTGLRMNTFYGNFFNRSSDLCAFPAFPRDQAYVVEVAIDETVTKPVVCLQTAVLHTTCNGERRIRVLTLALPTTQNLADVYASADQQAVATYFSHKAVERALSSGLEPAREALQTKAVELLSTYRKELAGGSVSGGGLQFPANLRGLPVLFLAMIKNLGLRKSAQIPTDMRSAALCLLSTLPLPLLMQYIYPKMYSLHDMPDTAGLPDEQTGEILLPPPINLSSERIVPYGLYLIDDGQTQFLWVGRDAVPQLIEDVFGLQDKSQLRVGKQNLPDVDNEFNQRVRAVIEKSRDHRSKGVGSIVVPHLYVVKEDGEPGLRLWAQTMLVEDRADQSVSLVQWMGSLREKV; translated from the exons ATGGCAGCACCACAAGGGGGCTACCCTCCCCAGGAAGGGTACGGTCAGCCTGCCGATTATGGGTCTCCCGTGCAACAACCCGCGGGGTTGGCTACTGGTGCCCCGGCCCAAGGCCAGGCTGGAGGTCGGAAGAAGCGTGTTTATGCCGGCGAAGCCTTTGACTTTGGATCTGGTGCCAATGCTGCTCTGGGAGGTCAGTTGCCCGCCGGTGGCAGCTACGGAGCATACCCGCCGCAACCACAGGCTGCGGGATACCAGCAACCTATGTATGGAGCAGACCCAACTCAGATGCAGGCTGCGGCCCCAGGATATGCGGCGCCCGCCAGCCCTCAAGTCGCACAGATGACCCAGCAGTTTGGTGCTATGGGCATGACCGATCCGCACCTCCTGCCACCGCAGCCGGTCGCCCAAGCTCCCCAGGCTCAGGCCCCGCGGGCTGTTCCCCTCAACCAACTCTACCCAACCGATCTCCTTACCCAGCCCTTCAATGTCGCCGAGCTCGATTACCCGCCACCCCCCATTGTTCTGCCGCCCGGT ACCAGCGTTTACCCTTCTCCCTATGCCAACTGCCCTCCGAAATACGTTCGCTCGACCCTGAACGCCGTCCCGACAACAAGTTCGCTACTGAAGAAGTCCAAGCTGCCTTTTGCTCTTGTTATCCAGCCCTACGCAGCTCTCCATGACTCCGAAGACCCCGTTCCTGTTGTCCCAGACCAAGTCATCTCGCGTTGCCGACGCTGCCGATCCTACATCAATCCTTTCGTGACATTCCTCGACCATGGACACCGCTGGCGTTGCAACATGTGCAACCTGACAAACGATGTGCCTCAGGCATTTGATTGGGATACCGCGCTGCAGAAGCCAGCCGACAGGTCGTTGAGGCCTGATCTCAATCACTCGGTGGTCGAATTCGTTGCTCCTCAAGAATACATGGTCCGCCCCCCGCAGCCGCTTGTTTATCTCTTTTTGATTGACGTGAGCTACGCTTCCGTTACGAACGGCCTTTTGGCTACCACTGCCCGCTGCATCAAGGAGAGCCTTGACCGGATCCCGAATGCGGACCGTCGGACACGACTGGGATTCATCGCGGTCGACTCCAGTCTCCATTACTTCAGTATTCCCCGCGATGGCTCGGAGAACTCGGACCCTAGAATGCTGGTTATCAGTGATTTGGATGAgcctttccttcccatcccggGCGATCTTTTGGTGACCCTGAGCGAGTGCCGGGAGAACATCGAAATCTTCCTCGATAAGCTGCAGGAAATGTTCCAGAACACTCAGAGCAACGCCTGCGCCATGGGATCCGCTCTGCGTGCTGGTTACAAGCTGATCTCGCCCGTGGGAGGCAAGATGACCGTGCTCAGCTCCTCTCTGCCTAACATCGGCCATGGCTCGTTGACCATGagagaagacaagaaggTCCTCGGCACCAGCAAAGAGAGCAGTCTGCTGCAGACGGCGAACAGCTTCTACAAGAGCTTCGCTGTCGAGTGCTCCAAGGCGCAGGTCTCTGTTGACAtgttcttgttctcttcacAGTACCAAGACGTTGCGTCTCTCAGTAACCTGCCCCGCTACACCGGTGGTCAGACTTACTTCTACCCCGGATGGAACGCCGCTCGTGGGGAGGATGCGATCAAGTTCGCTCGTGAATTCTCCGACTACCTTTCTTCGGAGATTGGCTTGGAGGCTGTGCTCCGTGTTCGTGCTACGACCGGTCTGCGCATGAACACCTTCTACGGTAACTTTTTCAACCGCAGTTCCGATCTCTGTGCCTTCCCTGCTTTCCCACGTGACCAAGCGTATGTCGTTGAAGTGGCGATTGACGAGACCGTCACGAAACCCGTTGTTTGCTTGCAGACGGCGGTTCTGCACACTACATGCAACGGCGAGCGGAGAATCCGGGTGTTGACTCTGGCGCTCCCTACGACGCAGAACCTGGCTGATGTCTACGCTTCGGCCGATCAACAAGCTGTTGCTACTTACTTCAGTCACAAGGCTGTTGAGCGGGCACTGAGCAGTGGGCTGGAGCCTGCCCGCGAGGCTCTGCAGACCAAGGCCGTCGAACTGCTGTCGACCTACCGGAAGGAATTGGCTGGAGGCAGTGTCAGCGGCGGTGGTCTTCAATTCCCTGCCAACCTGAGAGGCTTGCCAGTGCTCTTCCTTGCCATGATCAAAAAC CTTGGTCTTCGCAAATCCGCGCAAATACCCACCGACATGCGCTCTGCTGCCCTTTGCTTGCTTTCGACgctcccccttcctctcctcatgCAGTACATCTACCCCAAGATGTACTCTCTTCACGACATGCCCGACACTGCTGGATTGCCCGATGAGCAGACCGGCGAgatccttctccctcccccgatCAACCTGTCATCCGAGCGCATTGTTCCCTATGGTCTCTACCTCATCGATGACGGCCAGACGCAGTTCCTGTGGGTTGGACGCGATGCGGTGCCCCAGCTGATCGAAGATGTCTTTGGCCTGCAAGACAAGTCGCAACTCCGCGTGGGCAAGCAGAACCTGCCGGATGTGGACAATGAGTTCAACCAGCGGGTGCGGGCGGTGATCGAGAAGAGCCGGGATCACCGGTCGAAGGGCGTGGGCAGCATTGTGGTGCCACACCTGTatgtggtgaaggaggacGGAGAGCCTGGACTTCGCTTATGGGCGCAGACCATGCTGGTTGAGGACCGTGCTGATCAGAGCGTCAGCCTGGTGCAGTGGATGGGCTCGCTGCGGGAAAAGGTTTGA